agatgataccctaaatgattattttcggatataaagacgaCAGTATATCAACCAAAAAAatggattgcaacttgcaaaacatgcgggaagaaaattacagacggaggcgcaacaaccaactttgttcgacatttgaagctgcacaaagaatggtaaatcgtggctaatatagccgacagctatatataactttgctagtgtagcataacttaacgttaaatcaatgagcctccacacagtcagtcagtgcgggaacgtggtcattgcacccaagattgagctacaactggctaggcagttggtagcctaaatcctgcctgatggtactgctgttcctaaaaccattgacatacggtagcctactgtaaccacacagagagGGAATGTGTGTGTTACGGTTGGGCGATTGCGATCCTCCATAGTCGATCActattcggggggggggggggggggggggctttctcatggctacccatgtatttctatggaaatataacgtttatttggaaattaataaatacactgctcaaaaaaataaagggaacactataaaataacacatcctagatctgaatgaatggaatattcttattaaatacttttttctttacatagttgaatgtgctgacaacaaaatcacacaaatgatcaatggaaatcaaatttatcaacccatggaggtctggatttggagtgacactcaaaattaaagtggaaaaccacactacaggctgatccaactttgatgtaatgtcctgaaATCAAGTCAAACTGAGGCTcaatagtgtgtgtggcctccacgtgcctgtatgacctccctacaacgcctgggcatgctcttgatgaggtggcggatggtctcctgagggatctcctcccttggattcaggtctggggaacgggcgggccagtccatagcatcaatgccttcctcttgcaggaactgctgacacactccagccacatgaggtctagcattgtcttgcgttaggaggaacccagggccaaccgcaccagcatatggtctcccaaggggtctgaggatctcatctcggtacctaatggcagtcaggctacctctggcgagcacatggagggctgtgtggccccccaaagaaatgactgacccaccgccaaaccggtcatgctggaggatgttgcaggcagcagaacgttctccacggcgtctccagactctgtcacgtctgtcacgtgctcagtgtgaacgtgctttcatctgtgaagagcacagggcgccagtggcgaatttgccaatcttggagttctctggcaaatgccaaaagtcctgcacagtgttgggctgtaagctcaacccccacctgtggccgtcgggccctcataccaccctcatggagtctgtttctgactgtttgagcatgcacatttgtggcctgctggaggtcattttgcagggctctggcagtgctcctcctgctcctcctttcacaaaggcggaggtagcggtcctgctgctgggttgttgccctcctacggcggcctccacgtctcctgatgtactggcctgtctcctggtagcgcctccatgctctggacactacgctgacagacacagcaaaccttcttgccacagctcgcattgatgagctgcactacctgagccacttgtgtgggttgtagactccgtctcatgctaccactagagtgaaagcaccgccagcattcaaaaagtgaccaaaacatcagccaggaagcataggaactgagaagtggtctgtggttaccacctgcagaaccactcctttattgggggtgtcttgctaattgcctataatttccacctgttgtctattccatttgcacaacagcatgtgaaatttgtcaatcagtgttgcttcctaagtggacagtttgattttacagaagtgtgattgacttggtgttacattgtgttgtttaagtgttccctttatttttttgagcagtgtgtatataggtatttttaaaagcattcatgataTGCGTAAAtctaatatactaactattactcttgttaaaaatatgaaatggtaatACATTTGTTGAAGAGCACattgacttgtttaggactctaagtttaggacttgagacttgactcggacttgcctgtcttgacttgggacttgagtgctaagacttgagacttacttgaaaaacaatgacttggtcccacctctggtaCTAACGGtatcaatggaaatagtgttttttctgTAATAAGGAGTTAATGGTTAACGGGTCAGACATGGGAGGAATTTGTCAAGGCATTGAGCCTGAaacaggatacttgttatttggccattggcccagttctattgcaaggaattctaattggtcaaccacaggctagggttgggttataaaactacatcccgtccctttgttctgtggagagaatcactgaggacaggggagaatgaacATCTACTTCTCAGCATAACATCTATGATTTGTCCTTTTTTGAATGaacctatttttctccccctgatttgcaTTGGTCTGTGTTTTTGAAGAGTAAAATCAACTGCTAACACTTGGTGCCGTCACCCGAATAAATTGGTCTTGAACAACAAGGAAAAACTCAACTGTGTTGATCCAGGGAAAAGAGAGGGCTGAGCACAAACCACCACGGGAGTCGACTCTTAATCTCCTGATTGACTGCTAAcaagggcgtggatcagaaaaccagtcagtatctagtgtgaccaccatttacctcatgcagcaAGACATCTCCTTTGCGTATAGTTaatcaagctgttgattgtggaatgttgtcttacacctcttcaatggctgtgcgaagttaatGAATATTGTCGGttactggaacacgctgtcatacacgtcgatccagagcatcccaaacatgctcaatgcgtgacatgtctgagtatgcaggccatggacgACAATGGGCACCAGGATCTCGTCATATCTCTGTCCAATAaaattaaaatgcaattgtgtttgttgtccttagcttacgcctgcccatatcataaccccaccgataccatggggcactttgttcacaacattgacatcggCCATTTTCCCGGTACAGTTGGAACCGGGATTAATCCGTAAAGGGCACACCtctccagtggccatcgaaggtgagcatttgcccactcaAGTTGTTTATGTTGCCGgattgcagtcaggtcaagatcctggtgaggatgacgagcacgcagatgagcttccctgagaaagAAAAATCTTTGGTTGTGTAAACCCACAGTTTaatccgcaggtgaagaagccggatgtggaggtcctgggctagaGTGATTActcatggtctgcagttgtgaggccggttggacatattGCTAAATAAtttaaaacgatgttggaggtggcttatggtagagaaattaacattaaattatctgtcatcagctctggtggacattcctgcagtcagtatgccaattgcacgcttcctcaacttgagacatctgtacacaactgcacattttagtggctttttattgtccccggcacaaggtgcacctgtgtaatgatcgtgctgtttaatcagcttcttgatatgccatacctatcaggtggatggattatcttggcaagtagaaatgctcactaacagatgtAAACATTTGTGTAAAATTCTAGAAgccttttgtgcgtatggaaaaacGTATTTTATTtccgctcatgaaacatgggaaaaactttgaatgttttatatttttgttcagtataaattaaAATGGAATATTTCATCAACTGTCAGTTAAGTCTGGCCATGGTTTTGACACAACATCAAGTGCCACCCACACAGTCTCTGTTCACTCTATTTGTCTACTTCCAGAAATTAGAGGAGGCTGCACAAGTGGAGAGCATCATGGCTGAAGTCCATACTATTCTGCCCAAGACTGCTAAAAAAGGCAAGTCTCTTTGCTATACTGCATACctgttatgtgttatgttatgactCTTTTTAGAATCCCACTggatggcctcccgagtggcgcagcggtcaaaggcactgcttctcagtgctagaggcgtcactactgacccgggtttgatcccggcctgtatcacaactggccgtgattgggagtcccatagggcagcgcaacAATtggccgggttaggggagggtttggccgggtagaccatcattgtaaaataataatttcttaactgactttgctAGGTAGATAAAGGTTCAATTTTAAAAgttgcagtgcttgaggtgtcactacagacccgggtttgatcccaggctgtatcacaaccggctgtgaccgggagtcccgtagggcgccgcacaattggcccagcgtcgcccgggttaggtcGTCAGTTaaagtgtttcctccaacacattggtgcggctggctttcgggttaagtggacgggtgttaagaagcgcggttagGTGGGTCATGGTgggactcgaccttcgccttggGGAGAAATGCAACGGAAAGGGATCCCACTGAATGTTCAACTTATTCTGCTCCACTGCAGTAACGTCGAAAAGCGGTGAAGTCAGGACAAGTTCAGAGGATGAGGAGAACACTATTATCGCCAGCGGGAAGAAGGTTAGTGATGTATTCATTGGCAAGGTTAGGGAGACTTATCGTGTGTTTAGTTTCAGAAGACTCAATGTAGTCCTCAAAAGCCTCCTTTCTTTAGGCTTTTACATTTTTATTCCAAATTATAGCAATAGCCCATATCAGTATTAGTACCGCACCATGTTTAACTCAAACCTGCACTGTTGCCACATGGTCCAATTCTCAGGGTAAATCAACTAGGAAACCTCTGTCAAAGAGGGCCAAAGCACTGTCAGTCAGCAAGCAGAACACCTCCATCAAAAAGTAAGACCCTTTCCTCAGCCAAAATCTGCTAATATTTttgtatgtgttggtgtgtgttttatGGATGTATGCATGCAAATAACTTTCTGATATTCATTTGCCACTTGTGTTCAGGACCAGTAGGAAGCCACTGGTCACTTCTACTAGGAACATGCTGGACAGCTCCCTGATGGGCCCTACCCCCCTCATCACACCACGCTTCGACTCCTGGTAAACTGGCAGAGGGTGATGTTCTGTTTTTAATGAGATTAGTTGGGTTTGTCCTTAACGAGTGTTTCCTAAAGCTGGTTTGTGGTTAGAGAACGGTCTTTCCAGTCTTTCCCCTAGTTACATTTTCCAGGCGGGATACGAAGGCCCCCAAAGCAACATTGGGTACCACTGTGCTAGTGGACACTGCTTCACTTGTTGTCAAATACCTCAGGCTTCCCAAGACCCCGGCGACGAGGATACCCCGCCACAAGGAGAGGGTGTACAGCATCTCGGTCAACGGCTCCCCCATCTCAGAAGGCGGTAATGATATCGTCATCAATGTCCCTGTGGGGAACGGAGTGGTAAGCAGGCTGCCATCAGCCTTCCAGTTTTAGACTGGTCCTTTCTGAACAGTATGTGTGACCATCGGACTTGGATAAATACCCTCACTAACTCCTCTGACTGTTTGCGTGTTCATGTTACTTGTGTAAAATGTGTCAACCtgattattattgttttattgtcacacaccggataggtgcagtgaaattgACACACTTCCTGTGTGTCGATAAGGTTAATCTGCTGACCTAGAGTTTTTGGTTCCAGAGCATTCGGCTGCTGGCCAGTCAGATGGACACTGTGGACCTGGGACAGCTGGATGAGACGGCCATAACGAGCATTCGTCTGCTACAGGTATGGTTTTCACTAGGGCTGTCGCGGTcaccgtattaccaccacaccggcagtcatgaaAGCAGTTAAATTGCATGTGACTGAGTCACGGTAATATCCTCTTATGCACTCAGGACATGTGTTGGTAAGTACCCTGACGAACATCGGGTCgttaatggcctggtactctggGCTGTcgctctgacatcaatgcaaatgaaaTCGAAAATTACATCAAACGCTTATCAAAATAGTATCATGCTTTTAAAatcacctcactgtgatgatcaatttgGAGAAAGAAGTTCAGCAGCAGGTTGAAAAAGtgtaaaacatgtttgtggatgtttcaaagcctaacacaagGAAATGGACAACGCTTTCCaaggtgatgattcattcaaaacaaCCTGAGCTTATGCATAGGCTTATGAGCCCAGGCCTGAAAACTCTGAATAAAAACGTGCTGCCTCCATTCACTATTTGAGCGTGGATGACGTCTGTTTTCTTCCCTTGCTCATTTGATTAACTGGCCATTCTAAATCGAAACTAATTTGACATattaaagacaagattaaatggAGAAGTCTGATTGGgtaaaatatgatcacttgatgagagaacagctgtgcagcctgGAGGCAAGGACCAGAGCGCAAGCTTCTTTTGCTACTTTCTCTAATCAACAGCCTATAGTCGCACCACGCAGCCCGTATAGGATTTGAATGCAGTGTTTGTTTTttgccaggcataatgggacccatctgTCCATACAACATTCTTCCAAAAGTCTTGATCACCCACCCGGGTGCGttttggcaaacttgagtcaactttATGGATGAGATGGTTCCCATTATGcctggtgaaaaccaaacactgcatttcacagtaagaacctcatcaACAGtcaagtatggtggtggtagtgggatggtttgAGGAAGCTTTGCTGCCTCGGGACCTGGGTgacttaatagaaggaaccatgaattctgcagGAGAACATCACACTGAGCTGCTTCTTTCTTTTCTTTGTATGCTCAGGTTCCCTTAACCTAATATTTGATATTCGTTGAAGATCCGTTAACATTCAGTAAAcaatatgcaaaaatagagaatcagaaagggggcaaatgCTTTTTCACAGCACTTTATATGTTTGTATGATTGCCTAACATTAGCCATGTGTATTTAGCTGGTTTGAAATGGGTTTTCTTTGTAAAAGCTGAGTAGCTGTTACATCAAACTCATGTTCACATTGCTCTCCACAGAACCGTCTCGCAACACTGTGTGAAACAGCCGAGTGACCGCTGCACCTTCAGTCCCagcatttttctccccaatttcgatctttgtctcatcgctgcaactccccgacattctcgggagaggtgaaggtcgagtcgCGCGTCCTCCAAAACATCACCTGCGCTTCTTAAACacctgcccacttaacccggaagcaagctacaccaatgtgtcggcggaAACACTGTTCGACCAACGTCCGAGGcgaaggagtcgctagagtgtgatgagccaagtaaaacaCCCccagctaaaccctcccctaacccggacgacactgggccaattgtgcgcagcccaaTGGGACTCGCGGCCGGTTGTGAAGTCCcagcatttttgttgttgtacaagattgacatttttaaatgttttttaacaCTACTGTATGTATATTTCTATTTTAATACATAGTTATGTTTATCTGTCAAGTCTGCATCAGGGTGTTTATCGTTGCATTCTTTTCGCTTAAAATCTTTGATTCTAAAATCAGTCAGACATGATTTTGAGATGCTATTTCTCAGGGATGCTCAATGCCTGCAGTAAGGGAATGTTCTAGTCTTCCATGATAGTGATTTATATAACGTCAAGGTTGTAAATATGACCAAAATGAATAAACCCTAACTACACCCTTCCCCTCATAGTCAAGCATAACATGTTTGAAACTCATTTGGGAGCCTGTTATTGTCAATGCTATATCTATTGGCCTGTCTCATCAATACAGCTTTGTCTGCACTATAGTGGTGGTTGTGCCAGTTCAATGTGTGATGTAACTACGGCCCATGTATTTTAGATTTGTGGTATTTGGACAATTCTGTTTTTAAAAGTAAATATGCTGTTTTGTTCAGTTATTTTCCTTAAGTGTAATCTCTTTCTGGGGAACGTCTTAATTTGTGTGACGGAAGTTGGGACCGCTGTTTGGGGGAGGGGGTTGTGGCTCTGTAGGCTTTCAGATCTAGGCCTACATGAAGCTCTGGTCGTACTAGTAATAAAGTACAGAAATACAAGTGTCTTTTTCATGTTCTCTTGTTGCCATAATATGCTGTAGTCAGAGACAACTGGACATTACTGTTTGCCTGCATTGATTCCGTGAGACAGTCTGCTCATTACTCCCATGGAATTCAATTCGTGTCCCTGATACCCATTTCAGACAGGTGTGGTATATAATCTCTACAATATCAGGCAATGGGATTTGAACTGTAGATTAGTGACAATCCCAAAATATATCCTCTTGGGGGAAAAAAGAGACTAATAGCCTAGTCAATGTCAAAGCAGTAACTGACGAAACGTCACACTCCATAGCAATCTAAATTGTGGTGTTGGTATGTTTTAGTAGCAAGTTGCAAGATGGTTCATGATAAATGTCTAAATTAACTACTCAAATCACATTCCCTGTAACTGGCATTTGGAACTACTATTAAACATATTGCAACACCCCTTTTGTTAGTGTTTGGATTGCTTGTATGTTTTTAATTATAAACTTGGTGgttagagccctgaatgctgattggctgaaagctgtggtatatcagaccgtataccatgggtatggcAAAACCTttctttttactgctctaattacgttggtaaccagtttagcAGTAAAGCAACTCGGGTGTTTGGTATATttcca
This genomic window from Oncorhynchus clarkii lewisi isolate Uvic-CL-2024 chromosome 32, UVic_Ocla_1.0, whole genome shotgun sequence contains:
- the LOC139392051 gene encoding borealin-like, coding for MHRVTMGRPKKTTKQRKNPKLDKLEAFLEDFDSEVKTVVERLKERTNSLLKDADNFFNMAVIKLPKAVRQMNWLEHCGSEKPKSPVEDVKKLEEAAQVESIMAEVHTILPKTAKKVTSKSGEVRTSSEDEENTIIASGKKGKSTRKPLSKRAKALSVSKQNTSIKKTSRKPLVTSTRNMLDSSLMGPTPLITPRFDSWLPKTPATRIPRHKERVYSISVNGSPISEGGNDIVINVPVGNGVSIRLLASQMDTVDLGQLDETAITSIRLLQNRLATLCETAE